The sequence GGATTCGCCGGTAGCGATTTCCAGTTTTTCGATCTTCAGGTATTCACCTGGGGCGACCTTGTATTGCTTGCCACCAGTAACAATTACTGCGTACGACATGGTATTTCTCCGATAATCCTGCTCACCCAGCTCTTTATAAGAAGAGGTATTGGCTGGCATGGCTGCATAGGGCTGGAAGGCCTGATTGCAATTGCGTAAGGCAGGTGCTGCCCAGGAAGTTCAGGGTGCGCGATTGTACGCAAGCTAAAGAGGTGTTGCAAGTAGCCGTCTATCGCGCCTTGACACTGCGGGACGTGGGTCCTAGCATGCCGCGCAACCCTTCTGGAGCGACTGTCGCTGATGCAACCCCAAGCTTTCTACCGCGCGGTGGCGGACGATTTTAGCGCCGTCGACGGCATCATCAAGAAGCAGCTGACTTCTAAAGTGCCGCTGGTCTCCAAAATTGGCGACTATATTACCTCGGCGGGCGGCAAGCGCCTGCGTCCTTTATTAGTGCTGCTGTGTGGCAAGGCCTTGGGCCGCGAAGGCGATGACCTGCGTCTGTTGGCCGCCACCATCGAATTCCTGCACACCGCTACCCTGCTGCACGACGACGTGGTCGACATGTCCGGCATGCGCCGTGGCCGGGAAACGGCCAACGCCATGTGGGGCAACGCGCCAAGTGTGCTGGTGGGCGATTTCCTGTACTCGCGCTCGTTCGAGATGATGGTCGAGCTGGGCTCGATGCCGGTGATGAAGATTCTTTCACAGGCCACGCGCATCATCGCCGAAGGCGAAGTGCTGCAACTGTCGAAAGTACGCGACGCCAGCACCACCGAAGAAACCTACATGGAAGTGATCCGCGGCAAGACCGCCATGCTCTTCGAAGCCTCGACCCACAGCGCCGCAGCCCTGTGTGAGGCGACGCCCGAGCAAAGCGAAGCCCTGCGCACCTTCGGCGATCACTTGGGCGTGGCGTTCCAACTGGTGGACGACCTGCTGGATTATCGTGGCGATGCCGAAACCCTGGGTAAGAACGTCGGTGACGATCTGGCTGAAGGTAAACCGACCCTGCCGCTGATCTACACCATGCGCGAAGGTACGCCGGAGCAAGCCGCCCTGGTGCGCAAGGCGATTCAGAAAGGTGGAATCGAAGACCTGGAAAGCATCCGCGAAGCCGTGGAAGCCTCCGGATCACTGGAATACACCGCCCAACTGGCCCGTGACTACGTAGCCCGCGCCATCAAATGCCTGGAAGCCCTTCCAGCCAGCGAATACCGGGACGCCCTGGTTGAACTGAGTGAGTTTGCGGTCGCGCGTACTCACTAAAGCCGCTTTAAGCGGGAGCTGGCTTGCCTGCGATAGCTTCGCCTCGGTATCCCTGAAATACCGAGTCGCCTGCATCGCGGGCAAGCACGGCTCCCACAGAGTTCCGGCTAGCCCGCCCTTCCTGCGTTAAAACCCTATACAATGTGCGCTTTTTAGCCATCCTGAAACTCAAGGAGCCTTAGTGAGCACGTTGCCACCCTGCCCGAAATGCAATTCCGAATACACCTACGAAGACGGCGCCCAACTGATCTGCCCGGAATGCGCCCATGAGTGGGCCATCGGTGGCGAAGCCGAGGCTGCCAGCGATGAAACCGTGAAGAAAGACTCCGTGGGTAATGTCCTGCAGGACGGCGACACTATCACCGTGATCAAGGACCTCAAGGTCAAGGGCACGTCTCTGGTGGTCAAGGTCGGCACCAAGGTCAAGAACATCCGCCTGTGCGATGGCGACCACGATATCGACTGCAAGATTGACGGCATCGGCCCGATGAAGCTCAAGTCCGAGTTTGTCCGGAAAGTCTGATAGAGCTGTCTCCATCTCGCGCCCTGCGCGAGATGGCGCTTCACCCTCCCCGCACCAACCCTCTTCCGATAGCAAAAGGCCAGACCTTTTGATCGAAAACACTATCCACACAGAAAAACCCGGAAACCGCCAATAGGCACTTGCTATTCTACGAATAAGAATTATTCTCATTGAAACCTATCAAGGAGATGCGACCCATGACTTATTTGATCGATGCCTGGCTGGACCGCCCACACCCTTACCTGCGGATCCTTCATCGGGAAACCGGAGAAGTCTGTGCTGTGCTGGAAGAAGAAGCCTTGAGTGAACTACAGGACCAGGGTGACCTGGACGTCAATGGCTTAAGTTCCAGTGAGCCGGGCGTGCTGAAAGAGGTGGTCCGTAACTTGTTTCTGTTTTGCTATGCCCGAGCGTTGCGCCCGGTGACGGATCTCAATGGCAAGTTTCATCCATGAAATACCAGCAGAAACTGGCTGCACCGGCCTCATGTGGGAGCTGGCTTGCCTGCGATAGCATTACCTCGGTATTACTTCAGACCGAGTCGTCTGCATCGCGGGTAAGCCCGACTCCTACATAAAGCCGGCGCAACAGTCAGCAGGTCTTACAGAACGTCGAGCAACTCGACGTCGAATACCAGAACGCTGTGCGGCGGGATGCTGCCAACGCCTTGTGCGCCGTAGGCCAATTCGCTAGGCACATACAGACGCCATTTGCTGCCGGCATTCATCAGTTGCAAGGCTTCGGTCCAACCAGCGATCACGCCGCCAACCGGAAACTCTGCAGGCTGGCCGCGCTCGTAGGAGCTGTCGAACACAGTGCCGTCGATCAGGGTGCCGTGGTAGTGGGTGCGCACCTGATCTTCACGGGTAGGTTTGGCGCCTTCACCTTGAGTCAGCACTTCGAACTGCAGGCCGGAAGCCAGAGTGGTAATACCGTCACGCTTGGCGTTATCAG is a genomic window of Pseudomonas sp. ADAK18 containing:
- a CDS encoding FKBP-type peptidyl-prolyl cis-trans isomerase; amino-acid sequence: MSEVNLSTDETRVSYGIGRQLGDQLRDNPPPGVSLDAILAGLTDAFAGKPSRVDQEQMAASFKVIREIMQAEAAAKAEAAAGEGLAFLADNAKRDGITTLASGLQFEVLTQGEGAKPTREDQVRTHYHGTLIDGTVFDSSYERGQPAEFPVGGVIAGWTEALQLMNAGSKWRLYVPSELAYGAQGVGSIPPHSVLVFDVELLDVL
- a CDS encoding polyprenyl synthetase family protein → MQPQAFYRAVADDFSAVDGIIKKQLTSKVPLVSKIGDYITSAGGKRLRPLLVLLCGKALGREGDDLRLLAATIEFLHTATLLHDDVVDMSGMRRGRETANAMWGNAPSVLVGDFLYSRSFEMMVELGSMPVMKILSQATRIIAEGEVLQLSKVRDASTTEETYMEVIRGKTAMLFEASTHSAAALCEATPEQSEALRTFGDHLGVAFQLVDDLLDYRGDAETLGKNVGDDLAEGKPTLPLIYTMREGTPEQAALVRKAIQKGGIEDLESIREAVEASGSLEYTAQLARDYVARAIKCLEALPASEYRDALVELSEFAVARTH
- a CDS encoding zinc ribbon domain-containing protein YjdM; its protein translation is MSTLPPCPKCNSEYTYEDGAQLICPECAHEWAIGGEAEAASDETVKKDSVGNVLQDGDTITVIKDLKVKGTSLVVKVGTKVKNIRLCDGDHDIDCKIDGIGPMKLKSEFVRKV